A section of the Terriglobia bacterium genome encodes:
- the nusG gene encoding transcription termination/antitermination protein NusG, with translation MDTEERKEAAAPENGAPPAGAEGAGEGAAAAPGEGAQAPPVNPNMKWYIIHTYSGFERKVRESLESRIQAFGLQEKIGRVLIPTEPVTEVRGGKKYTTERMFYPGYVLVEMDLTGFRSGGEGDQVWHVVKSTPRVTGFVGTANDPTPLSDEEVNHIVYRVNIGKDKPKLKVKFEKNESVRITEGPFATFTGVVDEVNEDRETLKVMVTIFGRSTPVELEFGQVEKVA, from the coding sequence ATGGATACGGAAGAGAGAAAAGAAGCCGCGGCCCCCGAGAACGGGGCGCCTCCCGCCGGCGCCGAGGGCGCAGGCGAAGGCGCTGCAGCCGCACCGGGCGAAGGGGCGCAGGCCCCGCCCGTGAACCCGAACATGAAGTGGTACATCATCCACACCTATTCGGGGTTCGAGCGGAAGGTGCGGGAGTCGCTGGAGTCGCGCATCCAGGCGTTCGGCCTGCAGGAGAAGATCGGGCGGGTGCTCATCCCCACCGAGCCGGTGACCGAGGTGCGCGGAGGCAAGAAGTACACCACCGAACGGATGTTCTATCCCGGTTACGTGCTGGTAGAGATGGACCTGACGGGCTTCCGGAGCGGCGGCGAGGGCGACCAGGTGTGGCACGTGGTGAAATCGACGCCGCGCGTCACCGGCTTCGTGGGGACGGCGAACGACCCGACCCCGCTGAGCGACGAAGAAGTCAACCACATCGTCTACCGCGTCAACATCGGCAAGGACAAGCCCAAGCTCAAGGTCAAGTTCGAGAAGAACGAATCGGTACGGATCACCGAGGGCCCGTTCGCGACGTTCACCGGAGTGGTGGACGAGGTGAACGAGGACCGCGAGACGCTGAAGGTGATGGTGACGATCTTCGGGCGGAGCACCCCGGTGGAGCTGGAATTCGGGCAGGTGGAGAAGGTTGCTTAA
- the rplJ gene encoding 50S ribosomal protein L10 codes for MAVTKAKKIEQAEELGKELSGAETAVLATFSKLKAAQAEELRKTIRGAGAKYRVVKNTLATRAAKGTKVEEALKGLKGVTSIAYTSGDPVALAKALQKYAKDNPEVSFKAVVLEGKVMPPKTLDNLATMPSREEVFSKLLFLINAPAQRLVTVMNAVGRDVAVVINQGVKEKKFKEAAEAASA; via the coding sequence ATGGCGGTCACGAAAGCGAAGAAGATCGAGCAGGCAGAGGAGTTGGGCAAGGAGCTCAGCGGCGCCGAGACAGCAGTACTGGCGACGTTCTCGAAGCTGAAGGCGGCGCAGGCCGAGGAGCTGCGCAAGACCATCCGAGGCGCGGGTGCGAAGTACCGCGTGGTGAAGAACACGCTGGCCACGCGCGCGGCCAAAGGCACCAAGGTGGAGGAGGCGCTGAAGGGTCTGAAGGGCGTGACCTCGATCGCCTACACCTCGGGCGACCCGGTGGCGCTGGCCAAGGCGCTGCAGAAGTACGCCAAGGACAATCCGGAGGTCAGCTTCAAGGCGGTGGTGCTGGAAGGCAAGGTGATGCCGCCGAAGACGCTGGACAACTTGGCCACCATGCCGTCGCGCGAAGAAGTCTTCTCCAAGCTGCTCTTCCTGATCAACGCTCCGGCGCAGCGGCTGGTGACGGTGATGAACGCCGTTGGGCGCGACGTGGCCGTCGTGATCAACCAGGGAGTGAAGGAGAAAAAGTTCAAGGAGGCGGCGGAAGCCGCGTCCGCGTAG
- the tuf gene encoding elongation factor Tu, whose amino-acid sequence MAKEKFDRSKPHVNVGTIGHIDHGKTTLTAAITKVLGKANPKVKFRSFDSIDNAPEEKARGITIATAHVEYETANRHYAHVDCPGHADYIKNMITGAAQMDGAILVVAATDGPMPQTREHVLLARQVGVPYVLVFLNKCDAVDDPELLDLVELEVRDLLKGYGFPGDDLPVIRGSALGALNGEEKWEKQIGALMEAVDKYVPLPLREVDKPFLMPIEDIFSISGRGTVVTGRIERGKVKVGEEVEIVGFRETRKTVVTGVEMFKKQLDEGMAGDNAGLLLRGIGKDEVERGMVIAKPGSITPHTKFKAEVYVLSKEEGGRHTPFFKGYRPQFYFRTTDVTGVAELPSGTEMVMPGDNVALVVELITPVAMEKGLRFAIREGGRTVGAGTIAEIIQ is encoded by the coding sequence ATGGCGAAAGAGAAATTTGACCGCAGCAAGCCGCACGTGAACGTAGGGACGATCGGGCACATCGATCACGGCAAGACGACGTTGACGGCGGCGATCACGAAGGTATTGGGCAAGGCGAACCCGAAGGTGAAGTTCCGCTCCTTCGATTCCATCGACAACGCGCCAGAGGAGAAGGCGCGGGGGATCACCATCGCCACGGCGCACGTGGAGTACGAGACGGCGAACCGGCACTACGCGCACGTGGACTGCCCCGGTCACGCCGACTACATCAAGAACATGATCACGGGGGCGGCGCAGATGGACGGAGCCATCCTGGTGGTGGCGGCGACCGACGGACCGATGCCGCAGACCCGGGAGCACGTGCTGCTGGCGCGCCAGGTGGGCGTGCCCTATGTGCTGGTGTTCCTGAACAAGTGCGACGCGGTGGACGACCCGGAACTGCTGGACCTGGTGGAGCTGGAGGTGCGCGACCTGCTGAAGGGCTACGGCTTCCCGGGCGACGACCTGCCGGTGATCCGGGGGTCGGCCTTGGGCGCGCTGAACGGGGAAGAGAAGTGGGAGAAGCAGATCGGCGCGCTGATGGAGGCGGTGGACAAGTACGTGCCGCTGCCGCTGCGCGAGGTGGACAAGCCCTTCCTGATGCCCATCGAGGACATCTTCTCGATCTCGGGGCGCGGCACGGTGGTCACCGGGCGCATCGAGCGGGGCAAGGTGAAGGTGGGCGAAGAAGTGGAGATCGTGGGCTTCCGCGAGACCCGCAAGACGGTGGTGACGGGCGTGGAGATGTTCAAGAAGCAGCTGGACGAGGGCATGGCGGGAGACAACGCCGGCCTGCTGCTCAGGGGCATCGGCAAGGACGAAGTGGAGCGCGGCATGGTGATCGCCAAGCCGGGCTCGATCACGCCGCACACCAAGTTCAAGGCCGAGGTCTACGTTCTGAGCAAGGAAGAGGGCGGGCGGCACACGCCGTTCTTCAAAGGCTACCGGCCGCAGTTCTACTTCCGGACCACGGACGTGACGGGAGTGGCGGAGCTGCCGAGTGGGACGGAGATGGTGATGCCGGGGGACAACGTGGCGCTGGTGGTGGAGCTGATCACGCCGGTGGCCATGGAGAAGGGATTGCGGTTCGCGATCCGCGAGGGCGGACGCACGGTCGGCGCCGGCACCATCGCCGAGATCATCCAGTAG
- the rplL gene encoding 50S ribosomal protein L7/L12, with product MADLQQLEEQIVGLSLLDAAQLVKKLEERLGVSAAAAAPVMVAGGGAAAAAAPAEEKTEFAVVLKEVGANKINVIKAVREVTSLGLKEAKDLVDGAPKTVKEGVSKDEAETIKKKFTEAGATVEVK from the coding sequence ATGGCGGATCTGCAGCAGTTGGAAGAACAGATTGTAGGGCTGAGCCTGTTGGACGCGGCGCAGCTCGTGAAGAAGCTCGAGGAGCGTCTCGGCGTCTCGGCAGCGGCGGCGGCCCCGGTGATGGTGGCGGGCGGCGGCGCGGCAGCGGCAGCGGCCCCGGCGGAAGAGAAGACCGAGTTCGCGGTCGTCCTGAAGGAAGTGGGCGCAAACAAGATCAACGTGATCAAGGCCGTCCGCGAAGTCACCAGCCTGGGCCTGAAGGAAGCCAAGGACCTGGTGGATGGCGCCCCCAAGACAGTGAAAGAGGGCGTCTCCAAGGATGAGGCCGAGACGATCAAGAAGAAGTTCACGGAAGCTGGAGCGACGGTCGAGGTGAAGTGA
- a CDS encoding DUF3352 domain-containing protein, with translation MLRRRRKLLIAVIVLLIGAAIGVAIWLRKHAPPDAVRLLPEVEDGVLYLNLKPLRMAGVLKKTTTPREPEYEQFVRETGFEFERDLDQAAFAVHGPGAAGGQTRYSEILVGRFDGSRAEAYFKKLAQGVENYRETTIYSIPHEGRTVRVAILGLDQVAVSNLENPAAIHEIIDHYRSSAVPRGGPALVREHYHDVLFGSLAWFIGNVGSSGLGQLPSKGLDIPMIGGLVGGSTVVASVRYTGSARLKMEAFAASEQQAKNIAANLQILLAMFTGAESSVKPSGSDPDVKAFFDSIQVAQHDDRVILTATLPPGFVKKVLTEPPTEQMTAPVPAPAPPPAPKKKRRK, from the coding sequence ATGCTGAGACGGCGACGGAAGTTGCTGATCGCGGTCATCGTGCTGCTGATCGGGGCGGCCATCGGGGTGGCCATCTGGCTGCGCAAGCACGCACCGCCGGATGCGGTGCGGCTGCTGCCCGAGGTCGAAGACGGCGTCCTGTACCTCAATCTGAAGCCGCTGCGCATGGCGGGCGTGCTGAAAAAGACGACCACGCCGCGGGAGCCGGAGTACGAGCAGTTCGTGCGCGAGACCGGCTTCGAGTTCGAGCGCGACCTGGACCAGGCGGCATTCGCGGTGCACGGCCCGGGGGCCGCAGGCGGGCAGACGCGCTACTCCGAAATCCTGGTGGGGCGGTTCGATGGCAGCCGGGCCGAAGCGTACTTCAAGAAGCTGGCCCAGGGCGTGGAGAATTACCGCGAAACCACGATCTACTCCATCCCGCACGAGGGCCGCACGGTTCGGGTGGCGATCCTGGGGCTGGACCAGGTGGCGGTCTCGAATCTGGAAAACCCGGCGGCGATCCACGAGATCATCGACCACTACCGGTCGTCGGCGGTGCCGCGCGGCGGCCCGGCTCTGGTACGGGAGCACTACCACGACGTGCTTTTCGGCAGCCTGGCATGGTTCATCGGGAACGTGGGCAGCAGCGGCCTGGGGCAATTGCCCTCGAAGGGCCTCGACATCCCCATGATCGGGGGCCTTGTCGGCGGATCCACGGTGGTGGCGTCGGTGCGCTACACGGGATCGGCCCGCCTAAAGATGGAAGCGTTCGCCGCCAGCGAGCAGCAGGCGAAGAACATCGCAGCCAATCTTCAGATCCTGCTGGCGATGTTCACCGGGGCCGAATCGAGCGTGAAGCCGAGCGGGAGCGACCCCGACGTCAAGGCCTTCTTTGACAGCATCCAGGTCGCGCAGCATGACGACCGCGTCATCCTGACCGCCACGTTGCCGCCCGGCTTCGTCAAGAAGGTGTTGACCGAGCCGCCGACGGAGCAGATGACCGCGCCGGTCCCGGCACCCGCACCGCCACCCGCGCCGAAGAAGAAGAGACGGAAGTAG
- the rplA gene encoding 50S ribosomal protein L1, with protein MRKAGKNITKARQAVERRPYVLSEAVPLLQKVKFAKFDETVEVTLRLGVDPKHADQMVRGTVVLPHGLGKSKKVLVICGADKAKEAEAAGADIVGGEDMVEKIQKENWTDYDAVVATPDMMKSVGKLGKVLGPRGLMPNPKTGTVTFDVARAVQEVKAGKVEFRTDKTALVHVPVGKMSFAAEKLIENAMTVITSIIKAKPVAAKGKYIKGATLSSSMGPGIQIDVAPVEAAAKA; from the coding sequence ATGAGAAAAGCGGGGAAGAACATCACGAAGGCGAGGCAGGCGGTGGAGAGGCGGCCGTACGTGCTCAGCGAAGCCGTGCCTCTGCTACAGAAGGTCAAGTTCGCGAAGTTCGACGAGACGGTGGAAGTGACGCTGCGTCTGGGTGTCGATCCGAAACACGCGGACCAGATGGTGCGGGGCACGGTGGTGCTGCCGCACGGGCTGGGCAAGTCGAAGAAAGTCCTGGTCATCTGCGGAGCCGACAAAGCGAAGGAAGCCGAGGCGGCGGGCGCCGACATCGTGGGCGGGGAAGATATGGTGGAGAAGATCCAGAAGGAGAACTGGACCGACTACGACGCCGTGGTGGCCACCCCCGACATGATGAAGTCGGTGGGCAAGCTGGGCAAAGTGCTGGGCCCGCGAGGCCTGATGCCCAACCCGAAGACGGGGACGGTGACCTTCGACGTGGCGCGCGCGGTGCAGGAAGTGAAGGCGGGCAAGGTCGAGTTCCGCACCGACAAGACGGCGCTGGTGCACGTGCCGGTGGGCAAGATGTCGTTCGCCGCGGAGAAGTTGATCGAGAACGCGATGACGGTGATCACGAGCATCATCAAGGCGAAGCCGGTAGCGGCCAAGGGCAAGTACATCAAGGGGGCGACACTCTCCTCGAGCATGGGTCCCGGGATCCAGATCGATGTGGCGCCGGTCGAGGCAGCGGCCAAGGCGTAA
- the rpoB gene encoding DNA-directed RNA polymerase subunit beta: MPNKSNVFRKRLDFSKIPATIQIPNLIEVQKRSYDHFLQMDRLPSERDDAGLQAVFQSVFPIEDFRKVSELQFVDYAIGNWECKCGHLKGLHHLRTTCRNCGSTVITDPFHPGEVLCTKCGTYNANTPDFCNKCGDPVGLQLKYDVTECEERGMTYSAPLKVTIRLTIFEKDPETGNKSIRDIKEQEVFFGDIPLMTQNGTFIINGTERVIVSQLHRSPGVFFETANNRTYFLGKIIPYRGSWVEFEYDQKNILYVRIDRKRKFLGTIFLRALGLRSDEDILRTFYTVDKIALKEKKLYWTLEPGVERATNLLGLKLAHSIKSKSGEEIAHSGRKITPAILKEIQKAKLTEVEVDATDLEGAYTAADIVDTNTGEVLLESNSEITADKLAKLMDAGIAEIHVFFPERDDVGTVLSATLRRDNVKTPQEALIEIYRKLRPGDPPTLDTATSLFHGMFFDPRKYDFSRVGRLKFNIKLFEKNDATNLDNRTLEPEDFYGTIRYLLKLRKSIGTVDDIDHLGNRRVRAVGELLENQFRIGLVRMERAIKEKMSVYQEMSTAMPHDLVNAKPVMAAIREFFGSSQLSQFMDQTNPLSEITHKRRLSALGPGGLSRERAGFEVRDVHPTHYGRICPIETPEGPNIGLISSLSCYARINDYGFIESPYRRVKSGRVLDFVTVVNAGDSDHRVGDHIEKHDVQKSNADLKERRRRQIDFEPYSFYLSAWEEDRHVIAQANVELDDKGKVVAELVNARKAGNFVLVPRDEVDYIDVSPKQLVSVAASLVPFLEHDDANRALMGANMQRQSVPLLRAEAPLVGTGMEGVTARDSGAVVLARRAGIVDSVDSERVIVRVEGEHHPGQLSREVGSDIYTLTKFKRSNQNTCINQKPIVKKGQRVAKGHVVADGPCTDHGELALGRNVLVAFMPWRGYNFEDAILVSEKLVKEDYYTSIHIEEFEIEARDTKLGPEEITRDIPNVSESALRDLDESGIIRIGATVKAGDILVGKVTPKGETQLTPEEKLLRAIFGEKAGDVRDASLTCPPGIEGTIVDVKIFSRKGQEKDERAKSIEAMQVEKLEKNLSDEIRILTDERLKRLEAILGNKEVQADLHDERTNKRLLTKGTVLDRETIERISTRNLKRIKFADKDPRVNEQIDEIEEMTSRQIDVLRKIVNEKIAKLQKGDELPPGVIKLVKVYIAMKRKLSVGDKMAGRHGNKGVIARILPDEDMPYLSDGTPVEIVLNPLGVPSRMNVGQILETHLGWAGHELGARISRLMKENSRAEMIRRELKNIFKGTPFVDELADLDDDQVESIGKGMEKGAYFASPVFDGAKEHEIKALLEEAGLPTSGKTDLYDGMTGEKFEQPVTVGYIYMLKLSHLVDDKIHARSIGPYSLITQQPLGGKAQFGGQRFGEMEVWALEAYGAAYILQELLTAKSDDVYGRTKIYEAIVKGEAAIEPGVPESFNVLIRELQSLCLDVELIITQKKPAAPAAAD; this comes from the coding sequence ATGCCGAACAAAAGCAACGTCTTCCGCAAGCGGCTCGATTTTTCCAAGATCCCGGCGACCATCCAGATCCCGAACCTGATCGAGGTGCAAAAGCGCTCCTACGATCACTTTCTGCAGATGGATCGGCTGCCCAGCGAGCGCGACGATGCGGGATTGCAGGCGGTCTTCCAGTCCGTTTTCCCCATCGAGGATTTCCGCAAGGTGTCGGAACTCCAGTTCGTGGACTATGCCATCGGGAACTGGGAGTGCAAGTGCGGCCACCTGAAGGGGCTGCACCACCTGCGCACCACCTGCCGGAACTGCGGCTCGACGGTGATCACCGACCCGTTCCACCCGGGCGAGGTGCTGTGCACCAAGTGCGGGACCTACAACGCCAACACACCGGACTTCTGCAACAAGTGCGGCGACCCGGTGGGCCTGCAACTGAAGTACGACGTGACCGAGTGCGAAGAGCGCGGCATGACCTACTCCGCGCCGCTGAAGGTCACCATCCGCCTGACCATCTTCGAAAAGGACCCGGAGACCGGCAACAAGTCGATCCGCGACATCAAGGAGCAGGAAGTCTTCTTCGGCGACATCCCGCTGATGACGCAGAACGGCACGTTCATCATCAACGGCACGGAGCGCGTGATCGTCAGCCAGTTGCACCGCTCGCCGGGAGTGTTCTTCGAGACCGCCAACAACCGGACTTACTTCCTGGGCAAGATCATCCCCTACCGCGGGAGCTGGGTGGAATTCGAGTACGACCAGAAGAACATCCTGTACGTTCGCATCGACCGCAAGCGGAAGTTCCTGGGCACCATCTTCCTGCGCGCGCTGGGGCTGCGCTCGGATGAGGACATCCTGCGCACGTTCTACACGGTGGACAAGATCGCGCTGAAGGAAAAGAAGCTCTATTGGACGCTGGAGCCGGGCGTGGAGCGGGCGACGAACCTGCTGGGGCTGAAGCTGGCGCACAGCATCAAGTCGAAGTCGGGCGAGGAGATCGCGCACTCTGGCCGCAAGATCACGCCCGCCATCCTGAAAGAGATCCAGAAGGCGAAGCTCACCGAGGTCGAGGTGGACGCGACCGACCTGGAAGGCGCGTACACCGCGGCCGACATCGTGGACACGAACACGGGCGAGGTCCTGCTGGAGTCGAATTCGGAGATCACGGCCGACAAGCTGGCCAAGCTGATGGACGCCGGCATCGCCGAGATCCACGTGTTCTTCCCCGAGCGCGACGACGTGGGCACGGTGCTGTCGGCGACCCTGCGCCGCGACAACGTCAAGACGCCGCAGGAAGCGCTGATCGAGATCTACCGCAAGCTGCGGCCGGGCGACCCGCCAACGCTGGACACCGCGACCTCGCTCTTCCACGGCATGTTCTTCGATCCGCGGAAGTACGACTTCTCTCGCGTGGGCCGGCTGAAGTTCAACATCAAGCTGTTCGAGAAGAACGACGCCACGAACCTGGACAACCGCACGCTGGAGCCCGAGGACTTTTACGGGACGATCCGCTACCTGCTGAAGCTGCGCAAGAGCATCGGCACCGTGGACGACATCGATCACCTGGGCAACCGCCGCGTGCGCGCGGTGGGCGAGCTGCTGGAGAACCAGTTCCGCATCGGCCTGGTGCGCATGGAACGCGCCATCAAGGAAAAGATGAGCGTGTACCAGGAGATGTCGACGGCCATGCCGCACGACCTGGTGAACGCCAAGCCGGTGATGGCGGCGATCCGCGAGTTCTTCGGGAGCTCGCAGCTCTCGCAGTTCATGGACCAGACCAACCCGCTGTCGGAGATCACGCACAAGCGGCGCCTCTCCGCGCTGGGTCCGGGCGGGTTGAGCCGCGAGCGCGCGGGATTCGAGGTGCGAGACGTGCACCCGACGCACTACGGGCGCATCTGCCCCATCGAGACGCCGGAAGGCCCGAACATCGGCCTGATCTCGTCGCTGTCGTGCTACGCGCGGATCAATGACTACGGGTTCATCGAGTCGCCGTACCGGCGGGTGAAGTCCGGACGCGTGCTCGACTTCGTGACCGTCGTGAACGCGGGCGACAGCGATCACCGCGTGGGCGACCACATCGAGAAGCACGACGTGCAGAAGTCCAACGCCGACCTGAAGGAACGGCGGCGCCGGCAGATCGATTTCGAGCCGTACTCCTTCTACCTTTCCGCGTGGGAGGAGGACCGGCACGTGATCGCGCAGGCGAACGTGGAGCTGGACGACAAGGGCAAGGTGGTCGCCGAGCTGGTGAACGCGCGCAAGGCAGGCAACTTCGTGCTGGTGCCGCGGGACGAGGTGGACTACATCGACGTCAGCCCGAAGCAACTGGTGAGCGTGGCGGCGTCGCTGGTGCCGTTCCTGGAGCATGACGACGCGAACCGCGCATTGATGGGCGCGAACATGCAGCGCCAGTCGGTGCCGCTGCTGCGGGCGGAAGCGCCGCTGGTGGGCACGGGCATGGAAGGCGTAACGGCGCGCGATTCGGGCGCGGTGGTGCTGGCGCGGCGCGCCGGCATCGTGGATTCGGTGGACTCCGAGCGCGTGATCGTGCGCGTCGAGGGCGAGCACCATCCGGGGCAGCTCTCCCGCGAGGTGGGCAGCGACATCTACACGCTGACCAAGTTCAAGCGCTCCAACCAGAACACCTGCATCAACCAGAAGCCGATCGTGAAGAAAGGTCAGCGCGTGGCCAAGGGACACGTGGTGGCCGACGGCCCGTGCACCGATCACGGAGAGCTGGCGCTGGGCCGCAACGTGCTGGTCGCCTTCATGCCGTGGCGCGGCTACAACTTCGAGGACGCGATCCTGGTCTCGGAAAAACTGGTGAAAGAGGACTACTACACTTCGATCCACATCGAAGAGTTCGAGATCGAGGCGCGCGACACGAAGCTGGGACCGGAAGAGATCACGCGCGACATCCCGAACGTGAGCGAGTCGGCGCTGCGCGACCTGGACGAGAGCGGCATCATCCGCATCGGCGCGACGGTGAAGGCGGGCGACATCCTGGTGGGCAAGGTCACGCCCAAGGGCGAGACCCAGCTCACGCCGGAAGAGAAGCTGCTGCGCGCCATCTTCGGCGAGAAGGCCGGGGACGTGCGCGACGCGTCGCTGACCTGCCCGCCGGGCATCGAGGGCACGATCGTGGACGTGAAGATCTTCTCCCGCAAGGGGCAGGAGAAGGACGAGCGCGCCAAGTCGATCGAGGCGATGCAGGTCGAGAAGCTGGAGAAGAACCTCTCGGACGAGATCCGGATCCTGACCGACGAGCGGTTGAAGCGCCTGGAAGCGATCCTGGGCAACAAGGAAGTGCAGGCCGACCTGCACGACGAGCGCACCAACAAGCGCCTGCTGACCAAGGGGACGGTGCTGGACCGGGAGACCATCGAGCGCATCTCGACGCGCAACCTGAAGCGCATCAAGTTCGCGGACAAAGACCCGCGGGTCAACGAGCAGATCGACGAGATCGAGGAGATGACCTCGCGGCAGATCGACGTGCTGCGCAAGATCGTCAACGAGAAGATCGCGAAGCTGCAAAAGGGCGATGAGTTGCCGCCGGGCGTCATCAAGCTGGTGAAGGTGTACATCGCCATGAAGCGCAAGCTGAGCGTGGGCGACAAGATGGCGGGCCGTCACGGGAACAAGGGCGTGATCGCGCGCATCCTGCCGGACGAGGACATGCCGTACCTGTCGGACGGCACGCCGGTGGAGATCGTGCTGAACCCGCTGGGCGTCCCCAGCCGCATGAACGTGGGACAGATCCTGGAAACGCATCTGGGTTGGGCGGGCCACGAGCTGGGCGCGCGCATCAGCCGTCTGATGAAGGAGAACTCGCGCGCGGAGATGATCCGGCGCGAACTGAAGAACATCTTCAAGGGCACGCCGTTCGTGGACGAACTCGCCGACTTGGACGACGACCAGGTGGAATCCATCGGCAAGGGCATGGAGAAGGGCGCCTACTTCGCATCGCCGGTGTTCGACGGCGCGAAAGAGCACGAGATCAAGGCGCTGCTGGAAGAGGCGGGGCTGCCGACGTCGGGCAAGACGGACCTCTACGACGGCATGACGGGCGAGAAGTTCGAACAGCCGGTCACCGTGGGCTACATCTACATGCTCAAGCTGTCGCACCTGGTGGACGACAAGATCCACGCCCGGTCCATCGGCCCGTACTCGCTGATCACGCAGCAGCCGCTGGGCGGCAAGGCGCAGTTCGGCGGACAGCGCTTCGGGGAAATGGAAGTCTGGGCGCTGGAAGCCTACGGCGCGGCGTACATCCTGCAAGAGCTGCTGACCGCCAAGTCCGACGACGTGTATGGCCGCACGAAGATCTACGAGGCCATCGTCAAGGGCGAGGCGGCGATCGAGCCGGGTGTGCCGGAGTCGTTCAACGTGCTCATCCGCGAGCTGCAGTCGCTGTGCCTGGACGTGGAGCTGATCATCACGCAGAAGAAACCGGCGGCGCCGGCAGCGGCGGATTAG
- the secE gene encoding preprotein translocase subunit SecE, with protein MAKSITAQMTENGIGASIKSWPQRIKGFYTDVRMEMKKVTTPSLKEVRATSIVVIVAVFLFGLYFFLIDNGISFVINRIIRYGQTLVR; from the coding sequence ATGGCGAAGTCAATAACGGCACAGATGACAGAGAACGGGATCGGCGCAAGCATCAAGTCGTGGCCGCAGCGGATCAAGGGCTTTTACACCGACGTTCGCATGGAGATGAAGAAGGTCACGACGCCCTCGTTGAAAGAGGTGCGCGCGACCAGCATCGTGGTGATCGTGGCGGTGTTCCTGTTCGGCCTGTACTTCTTCCTGATCGACAACGGGATCAGTTTCGTGATCAACCGGATCATCAGGTACGGGCAGACGCTGGTCCGCTAA
- the rplK gene encoding 50S ribosomal protein L11, whose translation MAKKVTGQVKLQIAAGKATPAPPVGPALGQAQINIMEFCKQFNARTNARELDGLIIPVVVSVYSDRSFTFITKTPPASILLKRAAGIAKGSGAPNKEKVGKVTEKQVEEIAKQKMPDLNAASLDAAVKSVKGTARSMGIEVTA comes from the coding sequence ATGGCGAAGAAGGTAACAGGGCAGGTGAAGTTGCAGATCGCGGCGGGGAAGGCGACCCCGGCGCCGCCCGTGGGCCCAGCCCTGGGCCAGGCGCAGATCAATATCATGGAGTTCTGCAAGCAGTTCAACGCCCGGACCAACGCGCGCGAGCTGGATGGGCTGATCATCCCGGTGGTGGTGTCGGTCTATAGCGACCGGTCGTTCACCTTCATCACGAAGACGCCGCCGGCATCGATCCTGCTGAAGCGCGCGGCCGGCATCGCCAAGGGGTCGGGAGCGCCCAACAAAGAGAAGGTGGGCAAGGTCACCGAGAAGCAGGTCGAGGAGATCGCCAAGCAGAAGATGCCGGACCTGAATGCGGCGTCGTTAGATGCAGCCGTGAAGAGCGTGAAGGGAACGGCGCGGTCGATGGGCATCGAGGTGACGGCGTAA
- the rpmG gene encoding 50S ribosomal protein L33: MREIVTLQCAECKNRNYSTTKNKKTTPDRLEFSKFCRKCRKHTPHKEVK, from the coding sequence ATGCGAGAGATCGTCACGTTGCAGTGCGCGGAGTGCAAGAACCGGAACTACTCGACGACCAAGAACAAGAAGACCACGCCGGACCGTCTCGAGTTCTCCAAGTTCTGCCGCAAGTGCCGCAAGCACACGCCGCACAAGGAAGTGAAGTGA